A stretch of the Candidatus Dependentiae bacterium genome encodes the following:
- a CDS encoding FAD-dependent oxidoreductase — MADVVILGAGLTGLSTAYHLEKNNFFNFKIFEKDNSAGGLLKSFHQDGFTFDYTGHLLHISNQSFYDFLNETAGIENFFIQNRKSFVYTHEKFVNYPFQANLFGLPENIIYESIAGFINRKNHIKNPKNFYDWVLKYFGSGLGKHFFFPYNTKLLSYNLKEISHSWTGRFVPQTNLKTIINSAIKPQNQSNMGYNNKFYYPVNGGIQFLIDKLKNKIKTKINTNFKVTNIDLKNKLLIFDNGHSEEFNILISTAPLDNLLKLIIDKSSTNFSNQAKNLLCNSVINFNLGFNENNIKDKHWLYFPEKKYSFYRMGFWQNICKSSAPENYSSIYGETSYIQNKITKKQVDNLTYKSIEQALNFLNLKKENIVTQKILNIDHAYVIYNKWREQNLKKLHNNLNTEYIYSIGRYGEWKYSSMQEAFLDGETAAKKILTDLLYSNPQNIVKGLKSNEQYKKLL, encoded by the coding sequence TTGGCAGATGTGGTAATTCTAGGCGCGGGCCTTACAGGTTTATCTACAGCATATCATTTAGAAAAAAATAATTTTTTTAATTTTAAAATTTTTGAAAAAGATAATTCTGCCGGAGGATTATTAAAATCTTTTCATCAAGATGGTTTTACTTTTGATTATACAGGGCACTTACTACACATAAGCAATCAATCTTTTTATGATTTTTTAAATGAAACAGCAGGAATAGAAAATTTTTTTATTCAAAATCGAAAATCTTTTGTTTACACACATGAAAAATTTGTAAATTATCCATTTCAGGCAAATTTATTTGGGTTACCTGAAAATATTATATATGAATCTATTGCAGGTTTTATAAACAGAAAAAACCATATTAAAAATCCAAAAAATTTTTATGATTGGGTTTTAAAATATTTTGGTTCGGGTTTAGGAAAACACTTCTTTTTTCCATACAACACAAAATTATTATCATATAATTTAAAAGAAATATCCCATAGTTGGACCGGAAGATTTGTGCCGCAAACAAATTTAAAAACTATTATTAATTCAGCCATAAAGCCACAAAATCAATCAAACATGGGTTATAATAATAAATTTTATTATCCAGTTAACGGCGGCATACAATTTTTAATCGATAAATTAAAAAATAAAATCAAAACAAAAATTAATACCAATTTTAAAGTAACAAATATAGATTTGAAAAATAAATTATTAATATTTGATAATGGGCACTCAGAAGAATTTAATATTTTAATTTCAACAGCGCCATTAGATAATTTATTAAAATTAATAATCGATAAATCAAGCACTAATTTTTCAAACCAGGCAAAAAATTTATTATGCAATTCTGTGATTAATTTTAATTTAGGTTTTAACGAAAATAATATTAAAGATAAGCACTGGCTATATTTTCCTGAAAAAAAATATAGCTTTTATCGAATGGGCTTTTGGCAAAATATATGCAAAAGTTCTGCGCCTGAAAATTACAGCTCAATATATGGTGAAACATCATATATACAAAATAAAATAACAAAAAAACAGGTAGATAATTTAACATATAAATCTATAGAACAAGCTCTAAATTTTTTAAATTTAAAAAAAGAAAATATAGTTACACAAAAAATATTAAATATTGATCATGCTTATGTCATTTATAATAAATGGCGTGAACAAAATTTAAAAAAATTACACAATAATTTAAATACTGAATATATCTATTCAATAGGACGATATGGAGAATGGAAATACTCAAGTATGCAAGAAGCATTTTTAGATGGAGAAACTGCAGCAAAAAAAATATTAACTGATTTATTATATTCAAACCCACAAAATATTGTGAAGGGGTTAAAAAGTAATGAACAATATAAAAAACTTTTATGA